From Ficedula albicollis isolate OC2 chromosome 5, FicAlb1.5, whole genome shotgun sequence, one genomic window encodes:
- the LOC101811646 gene encoding sperm protamine P1-like isoform X1 yields the protein MAGYNRRARRRRSRSRSRSHRRLRKTRRTGHSRSRRRSTRRRRRVARRRHSAVKRRSFRRHRHHEEEEEPDALDDLGPFSEPVDDFEM from the exons atggCTGGTTACAATCGGCGGGCCAGACGCCGCAGGAGCCGGAGCAGGAGCCGGAGCCACAGGCGCCTGCGCAAGACGCGGCGCACCGGCCACAG ccgctcccgcCGCCGCAGCACGCGGCGGAGGCGCCGGGTTGCGAGACGCCGCCACTCGGCTGTCAAGCGCCGGTCCTTCAGGAGACACAGGCAccatgaagaggaggaggagccggACGCCTTGGATGACTTGGGACCGTTTAGTGAGCCGGTAGATGACTTCGAGATGTAG
- the LOC101811646 gene encoding sperm protamine P1-like isoform X2 — MAGYNRRARRRRSRSRSRSHRRLRKTRRTGHSRSRRRSTRRRRRVARRRHSAVKRRSFRRHRHHEEEEEPDALDDLGPFSEPVDDFEM, encoded by the exons atggCTGGTTACAATCGGCGGGCCAGACGCCGCAGGAGCCGGAGCAGGAGCCGGAGCCACAGGCGCCTGCGCAAGACGCGGCGCACCGGCCACAGCCGCTCCCGCCGCCGCAGCACGCGGC GGAGGCGCCGGGTTGCGAGACGCCGCCACTCGGCTGTCAAGCGCCGGTCCTTCAGGAGACACAGGCAccatgaagaggaggaggagccggACGCCTTGGATGACTTGGGACCGTTTAGTGAGCCGGTAGATGACTTCGAGATGTAG